CGTGATGGACCATCACTTCGGTGCGGGCGCCTCGGGCCGGGTCGAGGGCTACGAAGACAAGTACTACTTCGGCCGCCGTCCCTGCGGTTTCTACATTCCGCGTTTCCGCAACGTCGCGGCTGACAAGCGCGGCTATCTGCGCGGGTTCGGCTACCAGGGCGGTGCCAGCCGCACCGGCTGGTCGCGCGAGATCGCCGAGCTGAACATCGGTGCCGACCTGAAGGAGGCACTGACCGTGCCGGGTGACTGGCGCATCGGCATGACCGGGTTCGGTGAAATGCTGCCGCACCACGACAATACGATCCGCCTGGACCGGGAGCGCAAGGACAAATGGGGGCTGCCGGTGCTGGCGATGGACGTTGCCATGCGTGCCAACGAACTGGCCATGCGCAAGGACATGGCCGCCGACGCCGCCGAGATGCTGGAGGCGGCTGGCGTCAAGGACGTGAAGATGCACGACCACGACTATGCCCCGGGCAAGGGCATCCACGAGATGGGGACCGCGCGGATGGGACGTGACCGGAAGAGCTCGGTACTGAACGCGCACAACCAGGTCTGGGATGCCCCCAACGTCTATGTGACCGACGGTGCCTGCATGACCTCCAGCGCCTGCGTGAATCCGTCACTGACCTACATGGCGCTGACCGCGCGCGCGGCCGACCATGCCGTACGCGAACTGAAAGCGGGGAACCTCTGATGGATCGCCGCGAACTGTTGAAGATGATCGTCGCCGCCACCGGTGCCGCCATGGTTGGTCTGCCTGCGCTTGTCCAAGGGCAGGCGCCTACTGGCGGTACGAAGATCCCGTTCTCCGACGCCGATGTCGGCGCGCTGGACGAGATCGCCGAGACCATCCTGCCGCGGACCCGGACACCAGGGGCGAAAGACGCGGGCGCTGGTCTGTTCATGGCGACCTTCGTCAGCGACTGCTACACCGCCCGGCAGCAGGCGACGTTTCGCGCAGGGCTGGCCGACATCGACAGACGCGCCGGCGGCCGCTTCGTGTCGCTCACGCCGGAAGCCCGAACCGAATTGCTGCGCACGCTGGATGCGGAAGCAAAAGCAAAATCACACACGGCCGAGGTCACCGAGACCGGTACGCCTGAAGAGGGCGAGGCGATGCCGCACTACTTCACGATGCTCAAGCAGCTGGCCATCTTCGGCTTCTTCACCTCGAAGGTCGGCGCGACCGGGGTGCTGCAGTACGTCGCCGTGCCGGGACGTTACGACGGCGAGCTCGCCTATGTTCCCGGCACGCCTGCCTGGGGCACCAGCTGATGGAGCGCAACACGATGATCAAGCGGTTGCTGATCGCGGCCACCGTGCTGGCCACCACCTCACCCGTGTTCGCGCAGAGCGGTGCCGATGCCGCGCGCGATCCGAAGAAGACCGAGGTGTGGGCGCCGGTGCCTGTAACCGTGGCTACGCCGCAAGGCAAGGCCCCCTCCGACGCGATCGTGCTGTTCGATGGCAAGGATGTCTCCGCGTGGGAGTCGGAGCAGGGCGGACGCGTGCCCTGGAAGGTTGCCGATGGCGCGATGACCGTCGTGCCCGGCAGCAAGGGCATCCGCACCAAGCAACGCTTCTGCGACGTCCAGCTGCATGTCGAGTGGCGCACACCCACCGACACGAAGGGCTTCGACGGCCAGAACCGGGGCAACAGCGGCATCTTCCTGCAGGAACTGTACGAGCTGCAGGTGCTCGACAGCTACAACAACCCGACCTATGCCAATGGCCAGGCGGGCTCGATCTACAAGCAGGCCATGCCGTTGGTGAACGCCTCGCGCGCGCCGGGTCAGTGGCAGGCCTACGACATCCTCTGGAAGGCGCCGCGCTTCTCGGCGGGCGGTGGGCTTGAGTCGCCCGCACGCATCACGGTGCTGCACAACGGCGTGCTGGTGCAGGATGACACTGTGCTGGCGGGCAAGACCGAGTACATCGGCGCACCGTCGTACGCGCCGCATGGGTGCGCGCCGCTCTATCTGCAGGAACATGACTCCAGGGTCAGCTACCGCAACATTTGGGTGCGCGAGCTGTAGCGGCACGTGGCCGGCGTGGTCGCCGGCCGCTTACTTCGCCAGGTAGCTGGCGATGTCATCGATCTCCTGCTGTGACAGCTGGGAGAAGGGCGGCATCAATCCGCCGCCCTTGCTGATCTTTTCCTTGATCTGCGCGGGTGCCATGCGCTTGCCGATGTCGGTGAGCGCCGGGAACGCGCCCGGCATGCCTGCACGATCGGCGCCATGGCAGGCCACGCAGTTCGCGGTGTAGAGCTTTGCACCGGCAGCCGGGTCGTCCTTGCACCAGGCGGCTGTCGCAACGCTCATGCCGCCCAGGGCCACCGCCATTGCCAGGATCATTTTCATGTGGGGCTCCTTGATGCGTCAGCGCTGCGCACGGGCAGGCGCATTCGTGGTCAGGTGTTCACGCAGATAGTCCGCACCGGTCTGGATGACCTTGGCCGGATCGCGTGGCTGGTCGTGCTCGATGATGTACCAGTGCACGCCGGCGGCTGCCGCAGCCGGCAGGATCGCGTTCCAGTCGAGTACGCCCTGGCCCACGGCAGCGAATCCGCCTTCGTCTTCGGCCTGCCCCTTGGGCGCATTGTCCTTGGCGTGTACCGCGAATACGTGGCCGCGGAATTTTCCCAGCATCACCGCCGGGTCCAGGCCTGCACGCGCGACCCAGGCCAGGTCCAGCTCGGTCTGCAGGTCTGGACCGGCGGCGGCGAACAGCAGCTCCAGTCCGGTCCTGCCGTCGAAGTTGGCCAGTTCGAAATCGTGGTTGTGGTAGGCCAGGCGCATCCCCTTGTCGCGCACCTGCTTTGCAATCCGGCCCAGTTCCTGGCCCAGGGCGGTCCAGCCGGCGGCATCGCTCGGGCGATCCCTCTTGTCCAGGTATGGCACCACCAGCGTCGTGTTGCCGATCGACCGGTTGAAGGTCACCACGCCATCCAGGTTGCTGCGCAGCTCGGCCAGCGGCACATGCGATGAAATCGCCTTGATCGAATATCTGTCCAGCAGCTGCTTGAGTTCGGCCGCGCTGGTGTTCTGCGTGCCGACCGTCTCCACCGCATGCACGCCTGCGTCGTGGACGATCTTCAACTGCTGCTCGAGCGAGCCGGCATCGCGCAAGGTGTACATCTGCACCGCGATCGGCTTCTGCGTGCTGGCGGCGTCGACTGCGAAAGCGGGCAGGGCGGCCAGCAACAACAGGGCGAGGGTTGCAGTTCCATGGACAAGGGCTTTCATCAACAGGTCCTCCCGGGATTCAACCGATGGTGGTCCAGGCGTGTGACCTGGCCGATGCAATGACACGATCGACGATCCGCGCCGAGCGCAGGCCGTCTTCGAAGGTAGGCAGGCCCTGCGGTCGCTCGCCGTCGATGGCGCGATAGGTGTCGGCGACGAACGCCTCGAAGCATTGGCCGTAGCCCTGCGCGTGCCCGGCCGGCAGCACCGACAGCCGGCGTTGTTCGGCACTGCCGGCGCCCGGACCGCGTACGAAGATCTCCTCGCGCTGGTCGGGCAGGCCAATCCACAGCCGCTCGGCATCCTCCTGGTTGAACGCCACGCTGGCGTTGGCGCCATCGATCTCGAACCAGAGGCGGTTGCGGCGTCCGGCCGAGACCTGGCTGACCGTCAGCGACGCCAGCGTACCGGCACCGGTCCTGAACATCGCCGCCGCCACGTCCTCACTCGCGACCGCCTGCGTTGCCCCGCTTGCCGCCGGCGTGCTGAAGCTCTGGCCGGTGACGGCGCTGCGTTCGGCGATCACCGTGGCGAACGCCGCGTTCACTTCGGCGAAGCGCTCGCCACTGACCCATTCGACCAGGTCGCACCAGTGCGAACCGATGTCGGCGAACACGCGCGACGTGCCACCCAGCGCCGGGTCCACGCGCCAGTTGTTGCTGGCCGGGTCCAGCAGCCAGTCCTGCAGGTAGCTGCCATGGATCAGGTGCAGCGGCCCGAGATCGCCCTGGGCGATGCGTGCGCGCGCCTCACGCACCACCGGGTGGTAGCGGTAGACGAAGGGGACTGCGGCAACCAATCCAGTCGAGGCGGCCAACGCCGCCAGCGCCTGTGCATCGTCCAGCGTCGTCGCCAGCGGCTTCTCGCAGATCACATGCTTGCCGGCGTCCAGCGCGGCCTGCGCCATCGCGCGGTGCAGATGATTGGGCGTGCAGATGTGCACGACCTGCACCTGCGGATCGGCGATCACGTCTTCGATGTCCCGGTAGGCGCGGGGTACATTCCACGCCTGCGCTGTCTCGCGTGCGCGCTGCGCGGTCGAGGCGGCTACGCCACGGACATCGGCACCGGCCAGCAATGCAGCGCGACGATGCACGGTACCGATCATGCCAGCGCCGACGATGGCGATTCCAAGCTTGGGCATCGGGCAGGTCCTCAGGGCGTGGAAGGCGTGGCCACGACCGTCGGCCGGTCGCGGAACAGCAGCAGGAAGGCGACCAGCACCACCAGTGCAACGCCGGCCGGGAACAGCCAGATCTGCTGCCAGTCGGGGCCGGCCTCGGTGGTGAAGTGCTCCACCACGGCACCGGACAGGAAGGTGCCGATCAACATGCCCACGCCGTAGGTGGCCAGGGTGATGAAGCCCTGCGCGCTGCTGCGCGCGGCGGGGCCGGCGTGGGCATCGGTGTAGATCTGGCCGGTGACGAAGAAGAAGTCGTAGCAGATGCCGTGCAGTACGATGCCGATCACAAGCAGGGAGAAGCCACTGCCCGCATCGCCGAAGGCGAACAGCGCGTAGCGCACGACCCAGGCCGCCATGCCGACCGCCAGCATGGTCTTCACTCCCAGCCGGACGAACAGGAAGGGCATGGCCAGCATCAGCAGCACTTCGGAGACCTGGCCCAGCGACTGCAGGCCTGCGGCGCCGTGCACACCGAGGTCGTTGAGATACGGATTGGTGAAGTTGTAGTAGAACGACAGCGGGATGCAGATGGCGATGGAAGCCAGGAAGAACACCAGGTAGGCGCGCGACTTCAGCAGCCGCAGTGAATCCAGCCCCAGGATCTGTCCCAGCCCGGCATCGCGCTGCTGCGCCAGCGGCGGCGTGTGCGGCAGGGTGAACGCATACAGGCCCAGCACCAGCGATGCCAATGCGGCCATGCGGAAGGTCAGCTCAAGCCGATGCGCCTGTTCCCAGCCCAGCCAGCCGATCAGCACGCCTGCGACGATCCAGCCGACGCTGCCCGCCACCCGCACCAGCGGGAACTGCTTCTCGGGCGATTGCATGTGGCGCATGGCTACGCTGTTGGCCAGGGCCAGCGTCGGCATGAACAGCAGCATGTAGCCCATGACGCAGGCGGAGAACATGCTGAAGCTGGATGCCGTGGATGCCAGCCACATCAGCACCGCGCCGGCCAGATGCAGCACCGCAAGGATGCGCTGCGCCGCGAAGTAGCGGTCTGCGATCAGGCCGACCAGGAACGGCGCCACGATGGCGCCGATGGACTGGCTGAGGAACGCCGTTGCCACCTGGCTCGCGCTGGCCTGCAGCGGGCCCTGCACCAGGTAGGTTCCGAGGGTGACGAACCACGCCCCCCAGATGAAGAACTGCAGAAACATCATCGCGCCCAGGCGCGACATGGCGTGCGTCATGGCTTGCCCTCCCGGGGCGGTCTTGGCTCAGATTCCCAGCATGCGGTGCAGTGATCCGGCATCCGTGCCGCTGTCGGCAAAGTCGTCGAAGGCGCGTTCGGTCACGCGGATGATGTGGTCACGGATGAAGGCGGCCCCCTCGCGTGCACCATCCTCCGGGTGCTTCAGGCAGCACTCCCATTCCAGCACCGCCCATCCGGGGAAGTCGTACTGGGCGAACTTGGAGAAGATCGCCTTGAAGTCGATCTGGCCATCACCGGGTGAACGGAACCGCCCCGGACGATCGATCCAGTCCTGGTAGCCGCCGTACACGCCGCTGCTGGCGCTCGCGTGGTACTCCGCATCCTTCACGTGGAAGACGCCGATGCGCGCGTGGTAGCGGTCGATGAAACCGAGGTAATCCATCTGCTGCAGCAGCAGGTGGCTGGGGTCGTACAGGATCTTCGCGCGGGGATGGTGATCCACCACATCGAGGAAGCGTTCGAAGGTCGCACCGTCATGCAGGTCCTCGCCCGGGTGGATCTCGAAGCACAGGTCCACGCCGCAGGCATCGAACACATCCAGGATCGGGCGCCAGCGGCGGCCAAGTTCGGCGAAGGCTTCTTCCACCAGTCCCGGTGGGCGTTGCGGCCAGGGATAGAAGTAGGGCCACGCCAATGCGCCGGAGAACGTGGCGTGGGCGGTCAGCCCCAGGCGTTGGCTGGCTTTGGCGGCCAACAGAAGCTGCTCCACTGCCCAGGCCTGACGGGCGGCGGGATCGCCACGCTTGTCCGCGGGTGCGAATCCGTCGAACAGGCTGTCGTAGGCGGGATGGACGGCCACCAGCTGTCCCTGCAGATGGGTCGACAGTTCGGTGATCTGCACCCCATGCCCGGCGAGCATGCCGGCGATGTCGTCGCAGTAGGCCTGGCTGCGCGCGGCCTCGGCCAGATCGAACAGGTGGGGCGCGGAGGTGGGGACTTGTACGCCAGAATAGCCCAGACCCGCGGCCCATCCGGCCAGCGTGTCCAGCCGATCAAAAGGAGCCGTGTCGCCGATGAGCTGCGCCAGGAACAGCGCTGGACCCTTGAGCGTCTTCAACGTGATTCGCCCTCGATGCAATCGATTGCATTATCCTAGCAGGGGCTCACGCAGGACCTGTTGTGCACTGCACAGCGGACAGGAGAACTAACGCCATGGCCACCATCTACGACATCGCAAAGCACGTCGGCGTCTCCGCAGGCACGGTGTCGCGGGCGCTTTCGCGGCCGGACAAGGTCCTGCCGGCCACCCGCGCCCGCATCGAGCAGGCCGCCGCCGCCCTCGGCTACGTGCCCAACACGGTGGCGCGCACGCTCAAGACCCAGCGCAGCGGCAAGATCCTGGTCACCGTCCCGGACATCGCCAATCCGTTCTTCGCGCAGATCCTGCAGGGCGCGGAGGAGGCCGCGCAGGCGGTCGGCTATGCGGTCCTGCTGGGCGATACCCAGCATCAACCCGACCGCGAAGAGCGCTACGCGCAGATGCTCCGGCGCAACGAGGCCGACGGCATGATCGTACTGGGCCATCGCCTGCCACCCACGGCACGCGAGATTGTCGAGCAGCGCGGCGCCGCCGCACCGGTGGTCAACGGGTGCGAGTTCGACCCTGCACTGGGCATTCCCAGCGTCCACATCGACAACGCGGCCGCCGCATGCGCGGTGATGGAGCATCTGTACGGGCTGGGACACGAACGGATCGCCGTGGTCGGCGGGCCGCCTGACAATCCGCTGCACCAGCAACGGCTGGAAGGGGTGCGGGCGGCCGGCAAGGCGCGTGGCCGCCTGCGCCAGCTGAACATCGTGCCGGGTGACTTTTCCGTGGAGTCCGGCCATGCAGCGGCGATGGCGCTGCTCGATGGCACGGCGGCGCCGACCGCGGTGTTCTGCTTCAGCGACCAGATGGCACTGGGTACCCTGGCCGCTTGCCGGGACCTGGGCATCCGCGTACCCGACGAGCTGTCCGTCGTCGGCTTCGACGATCTGGCGTCCTCCCGTTACCTCACGCCGCCGTTGACGACCATCCGGCAGCCGATGCGGGAGATTGGCGAGCGCGCGGTCAACCTGCTGCTCGCCATCATCGAACACGTCGACGTGCCGCTGCAGCAGACGCTGGAGTTCAGCTTCATGCTGCGCGGTTCGACGGCTGCGCCCCGGCGGGGGTGAGCGCGGGGGAGGGGGGCCGCGGGAGCATGGTGGCTGGCCCGCGCGACGTGCCACGACCTTGATCCCGAATTGACGCAAGGCTGTCAGACTCATCGCAGGCAGCCCGGCAAGGGCCGTAGCAGCAGGTGCGATCGCGCAAGGGGGGCGGCAATGCCATTCTTCACCGATTCGGCGGAAGGCGCGGTCGAAGGCATTGGCGCGGCACGTCGCATCGGCTGGATGCGTTTCGTCGGCAATGGACTGGGGGCGATCCCCATCGCTTCGATCATGCTTGAACGCCAGGATGGCGGGCTGGCGTGGGTCCTGCTGCTGCTCAACGCGCTGGCGTGGCCGGCACTGGCATTGCTGCTGACCCAGCGCTCCCGCCAACCGGCGGTCGTCCAGTTCCGCTGCATGGTGGCCGACTCCTTCTTCGGCGGTGGCTGGATCGCCTTCATGGCGTTGAGCGCGGTGCCCAGCGCACTGTTCGCCGCGCTGCTGGTGGCCGACAAGATCGCTGCCGGGGGCGTACGCCTGGCGATGCGCGCCACGCTGGCGCTGCTGCTGGGCTTCGCACTCACCTGGTGGGCGCTCGGCTTCCCTTACCAACCCGTTTCCTCGCAGCGCACGATCGTGCTCAGCGTGCCGTTCCTGTTCGTCTACGGCATCGGTCTCAGCATTCTCAGCTGGCAGCTGGCGCGCCGGGTCAAATCGCAGAACCGTCAGCTGCAGCGGCTCAGCCGGATGGACCCGCTGGTCGAGCTGGCCAACCGTGGCTTCCTGATCCTGCGTGCGCAGCAGGCGTTGGACCGCGCACAGGGCCAGGGCGGGTTTGCCTGCCTGCTGATGCTCGATGTGGATGACTTCAAGCACATCAATGACTCGCATGGCCACCGCGCCGGTGACGAGGTGCTGCGGCATATCGCGGCAACACTGCGCACCTTTGCCCGGCCCGGTGATACACCCGCGCGGCTGGGGGGCGACGAGTTCGTGGTGCTGCTGCGCGACTGCGCGCCCGTCGATGCGATGCACGTGGCCGAGCGGGTACGCCTGCATCTGCTCGAGGCCGCGCGGCAGGCCACGCCGGGCGTGGAGTTCAGCGTGAGTATCGGCATTGCCGCCACGCCGCGTGGCGGCAGTGTCGAGGACTGGTTGGCACTGGCCGACCGCGCGCTCTACCACGCCAAGCGGCAGGGCAAGAACACGGCCAGCTACGGTGAGTGAGGGGGGCGTGAGGGCGGCACGGCTGCCGCCGAACGAGGCCGAAACGCCCGTTCATCCTGCACGCGGAATCGGCACGCCAATCCTCTACCATGGGCCACCCCGCCCGGACGCGCTCCCATGCAAGACGCTCTTGTTGCCCAGCCCAAGCCCCCCATTCCAAGAATCGCGGCGTGGCTGATGATGCTGCTGGGCATGTGGCTGGCGCTGAAGCTGGGCCTGGTGGTGACCCTGTTGTCCGGCCTGCTGGTGTTCCAGCTGACCCACGTGCTGGCCTCCACCGTGGAAGGCAAGCTGCCGCCGGGACGTGCGCGGGCGATCGCGGTGATCCTGCTGTCGGCGATCATCATCAGCGGGCTGGTACTGGCCGGCATCGGCGTGGCCTCCTTCTTCCGCAATGAGACCGGCGGCCCGGACGCATTGCTGGCGCGCCTGATGGAGATCCTCAACACCTCGCGGCACCAGGTGCCGGCGCTGCTGCAACCCTACATTCCCGAAGACATGCCGGCGCTGCGCGCGGCGCTGAACGACTGGGCCGCCGAGCATCAGCGCCAGCTGGGCGTGGCCGGTACCTCGGTGGTACAGGTGGGTGTGCGCGTACTGATCGGCATGGTGCTGGGTGCGATGATCGCGCTGTATGACGAACTGCCGCTGCCGAAGATGGGGCCGCTGGCGCAGGAACTGATCGGGCGCACCAGCCGCCTGGCCACCGCGTTCCGCCAGGTGGTGTTCGCGCAGGTGAAGATCTCGCTGCTCAACACCGTGTTCACTGCCATCTTCCTGCTGGGCGTGCTGCCGCTGTTCGGCGTGCACCTGCCGCTGTCCAAGACCCTGGTGCTGATCACCTTCCTTGCCGGCCTGCTGCCGGTGGTGGGCAACATCATCTCCAACACGATCATCACCATCGTTGCGCTGTCGGTCTCGTTCTACGTGGCGGTGGCGGCGCTGCTGTACCTGATCGTGATCCACAAGCTGGAGTACTTCCTCAACGCGCGCATCGTCGGTGGCGAGATCCAGGCGCGTGCCTGGGAGCTGCTGCTGGCCATGCTGGTGATGGAGGCAGCCTTCGGCCTGCCGGGCCTGGTCGCCGCGCCGGTGTTCTATGCCTACGTGAAGCGCGAACTGGTCGACCAGCGCTGGATCTGACGCGGCAGGGTATGACGCATTTGCCCCGATTCGACGGCCCGCGCGGCCTTGTCGGCGCGTTCGCGGTGGGCGCGGTATACCCACGGCAACGGTTGGTCCGGTAGCGGCTTGGCGCCTGTGTAGGCGGCCGCTACAGTGTTCTGCACTACAGGGGAAATGTGCATGGCCCGCAAGGCGTCGCCCATCGGATTGCGGACCTGGGTCTGGATCCTGGCCGGGCTGTTCGTAGTCTGTACGCTGCCGTTGATGGCCATCGCGCTGGTGCAGGGCACGCTGCGCTTCACTGCCGCCGAGGACAACCTGGTCAGCCTGCGCCAGCTGCAGCAGACCTTCGACCTGGCCAACCTGGTGTCGGCCGAGCGCGGCCCCGCCAACAGCCTGCTGGGAGCCAACCCGGTCGATGCGGCCGAGCAGGCCCGGTTGGCCGCACAGCTGGCGGTTGCGCGCAAGCGGGTCGACACCGCCCTGCTGCAGCTGGACACCGTGTTCAAGGCCGATCCGGGCGTGGTCGACGAGCATGCGCTGCTGGCCGTCGCGCAACGTCGCCTGCAGTCGGCGCGCGCTGCGGTGGACCGGGTGGCGGCGCAGCCGCACGATGCGCGCCGGGTGGAGGACGTGGAGCGCGCGATCAGCAGCATGTTCGCCGTGGTTGATCGCCTGCACGTGCTGACCTCGGCACAGATCAACGTGCTGGTCAGCGCCGACCGCGAAGCGGCGATTCCGGCGATGCAGGGCCAGGTGCTGATCGACCTGCGCGAGCATGGCGGCCGCCTGGCCTCGAACGTGATGGCGCCGGTCGCGGTACCGGGGGCATGGCGTGACGAACAGGTGCGGGCTGCATTGCAGACCGAAGGCCGCCTGCTGGAGCTGTGGCGGCTGGCGGGCAGCCATGAAGCGGTGTTCCGCAGCGATCCGGCGCTGTCCTGGCATTGGGACATGGCACGCCGGCAGTTCTTCGGCGAATCGCTGCCGATGATCGAACAGTTGATCGAGGATGGCCGGCGCGGCGTGCCGCCGCCGTGGACCGCCGCCGAGTTCACCACGCGCTACGTGCCGACCCTGCAGTCGCTGGAAGCGCTGCGCGATGGCTACCTGAGCGTGTCCATCGCCCGTTTCGAGCACACCCGCAACCGCGAAGCGACGCGCCTGGTGGTGCTGGTGGCGACGGTGCTGGGCACGCTGGTGGTGCTGGGCGTGGCGCTGCGCATCGCACATCTTCAGATCCTGCGGCCGCTGCTGCAGGCGCAGAAGCAGGTCATCCAGATCGCCTCGGAAGCGCCCGGACCGGAACAGCACGTGACCCATCCGCTGGCCGAGATGCAGCGCCTGTTCGATGCGATTGAAGTGCTGCGCGAGAAGTCGCGCGAGCGCTCGGCGTTGACCAGCGAGCTGCGCCAGCTGGCCGGCACCGATGAACTGACCGGGCTGTTGAACCGGCGCGCGCTGGAAGAGCGGGTGCAGCAGCGGCATGCCGACGGCGGCAACAGCGCGGTGGTGATCCTGCTGGACGTCGATCGCTTCAAGGCCATCAACGATGGCCACGGGCATGATGCCGGCGACGAGGTGCTGGTGCAGGTGGCGCAGCTGCTGCAGCGCCACCTGCGCCGCAGCGACAGCATTGCCCGCTATGGTGGCGAGGAGTTTCTCGTGTTGCTGGCCGACGGTGATCTTGCCGGTGGCCGCCAGCTGGCCGAGTCGCTGCGGGTGGCGCTGCAGCAGCTGGACATCGCACTGGCCGGTGGCAAGGTGCTGCGGGTCACCGCCAGCTTCGGCGTCGCCTCAGGTGGCACCGATGCGCTGGGCTGGCGCACCCTGTTGCGTGCTGCGGATGCGGCCATGTACCAGGCCAAGGCGCAGGGCCGCGATCGCGTGCGCGTGGCCGGCGGTGGCCGCATCGCGCGCTGACGCGCGACGTTCATCACCGGCGCACGTGGGGGCCCCTAGACTGGACGCCCGCCCGCTGCTGGAGCCCATCATGACCGTGCGACCCATTGCCATCGCCGTGCTGCTCACTGGCCTGCTGGCCGGCTGTGCGACTCCCGCACCGAAGACCGTTTCCGATGAACCGCGTCATCCCTCCATCGCTGCCGGCATGAGCCCGGTGCCTGCCTTTACGGGTGGTGGCGCCGGGTGGCGCATCGAGATCACGTCCACTGGACAGGGCAACCACGATGCCAGCCTCAGTGCCGAAGGTCGTACCCACAAGGGCACGCTGCGCTATCTCGGCCAACCGGCCGACGCACCCAGCTCGCTGATCGTGCTCAACGGCGAGCTTGGCAGGCAGCCGGCCATCGTCGAGATCAAGCGCGAGTCGTGCCGCAATGCTGAAGGTGTGGACACCCTGGCCAGCGTGCAGGTGACGATGGAAGGGCAGCCGCAGCGTCGTGGCTGCGGTCACCTGGCCGTGTACTGAG
The sequence above is a segment of the Stenotrophomonas maltophilia genome. Coding sequences within it:
- a CDS encoding AI-2E family transporter; translated protein: MQDALVAQPKPPIPRIAAWLMMLLGMWLALKLGLVVTLLSGLLVFQLTHVLASTVEGKLPPGRARAIAVILLSAIIISGLVLAGIGVASFFRNETGGPDALLARLMEILNTSRHQVPALLQPYIPEDMPALRAALNDWAAEHQRQLGVAGTSVVQVGVRVLIGMVLGAMIALYDELPLPKMGPLAQELIGRTSRLATAFRQVVFAQVKISLLNTVFTAIFLLGVLPLFGVHLPLSKTLVLITFLAGLLPVVGNIISNTIITIVALSVSFYVAVAALLYLIVIHKLEYFLNARIVGGEIQARAWELLLAMLVMEAAFGLPGLVAAPVFYAYVKRELVDQRWI
- a CDS encoding GGDEF domain-containing protein; the protein is MARKASPIGLRTWVWILAGLFVVCTLPLMAIALVQGTLRFTAAEDNLVSLRQLQQTFDLANLVSAERGPANSLLGANPVDAAEQARLAAQLAVARKRVDTALLQLDTVFKADPGVVDEHALLAVAQRRLQSARAAVDRVAAQPHDARRVEDVERAISSMFAVVDRLHVLTSAQINVLVSADREAAIPAMQGQVLIDLREHGGRLASNVMAPVAVPGAWRDEQVRAALQTEGRLLELWRLAGSHEAVFRSDPALSWHWDMARRQFFGESLPMIEQLIEDGRRGVPPPWTAAEFTTRYVPTLQSLEALRDGYLSVSIARFEHTRNREATRLVVLVATVLGTLVVLGVALRIAHLQILRPLLQAQKQVIQIASEAPGPEQHVTHPLAEMQRLFDAIEVLREKSRERSALTSELRQLAGTDELTGLLNRRALEERVQQRHADGGNSAVVILLDVDRFKAINDGHGHDAGDEVLVQVAQLLQRHLRRSDSIARYGGEEFLVLLADGDLAGGRQLAESLRVALQQLDIALAGGKVLRVTASFGVASGGTDALGWRTLLRAADAAMYQAKAQGRDRVRVAGGGRIAR